From the genome of Vicinamibacterales bacterium:
TCGGCCTCGCGCCGGCCCGTGCGGCCGAGGAGGCCCACGCCCGGCATCTCGCCGAGCGCTACCGGCTCGAGTTCCTGGACATGGGGGTCTTCCGGATCGACCAGGAGCTCTTCCGGGGCATCCCGGCGGACCTGATGCTGCGCTACGGGTTCGTCCCATACCGCCGCGACGGCCGGGCCCTGGTCATCGTGGTGTCCGATCCCACCGACCTGCCCATGATCGACGAGCTCGCCGTGCTGCTCGGAACGCCGGTGCGCGTCATGGTCGGCGCGAAGTCGGCGATCGAGTCGATCCTGAAGAAGAGCGAGAGCTCACAGCGGGTGCTCGACGACGCGACCGAAGGGTTCCAGATCCAGGTCCTCAAGGACGAGGACGCCAGCGAGGACCTGACGGTCGAGCGGCTGACGAGCGACAACAGCCCGATCATCCGCCTCGTGGATTCGATGGTCTTCACCGCCATCCAGCGGCGGGCGAGCGACATCCACATCGAGACGCAGGACGACGCGGTCGTGGTGAAGTACCGCATCGACGGCGTGCTGCAGCCCGCCAGCCGGCCCATCGCGAAGCGGTCCCACAGCGCGATCATCTCGCGCATCAAGGTGATGGCGGAGCTCGACATCGCCGAGAAGCGCGTCCCGCAGGACGGCCGGTTCCGGCTGCGCGTGCGCGGCAAGACCATCGACTTCCGCGTGTCGGTGATGCCGAGCGCCCACGGCGAGGACGCCGTCATCCGCATCCTCGACAAGCAGTCGATCAGCGAGCAGTTCACCGAACTGCGGCTCGACATCCTCGGCTTCCCGGACCTCGAGCTCAGGCGCTTCCGCAAGTACATCCGCGAGCCCTACGGGATGGTGCTCGTCACCGGGCCCACCGGCTCCGGGAAGACCACCACGCTCTACGGCGCCCTGGCGGAGATCCGGTCCATCGAGGACAAGATCATCACCATCGAGGATCCGGTCGAGTACCAGTTGAGGGGCATCACGCAGATCCCCATCAACGAGAAGAAGGGGCTCACCTTCGCGCGCGGCCTCCGGTCGATCCTGCGCCACGACCCCGACAAGATCATGGTGGGCGAGATCCGCGACCCCGAGACCGCCCAGATCGCCATCCAGTCGGCGCTCACCGGCCACCTCGTGTTCACGACCGTCCACGCCAACAACGTGTTCGACGTGCTCGGCCGCTTCCTCAACATGGGTGTCGAGCCCTACCAGTTCATCTCGGCCCTCAACTGCGTGCTGGCCCAGCGGCTGGTCCGCAAGATCTGCGACAAGTGCCGCACGCCGGTCCACCTGTCGCGCGAGCAGCTGCTGGAGTCGGCCATGGACCCGGGGCTCGCCGACACCCACACGTTCGTGGAGGGCGCCGGCTGCGTCGAGTGCGGCGGCACGGGCTTCAAGGGCCGGATGGCGATCTGCGAGCTGCTGGACCTCACCGACCACGTGCGGGAGATCATTCTCGAGCGGCGCCCGATTTCGGAGGTCAAGCGGGCCGCGAAGGAGCAGGGCATGCGATTCCTGCGCGAGTCGGCGGTGGAGCGCGTGCTCGGCGGGCTCACGACGCTGCGCGAGATCAACAAGGTGACGTTCGTCGAATGAAGCTGCCGTCGTTCCTCCAGCAGGCGCCGCCGACCGTCGCGGTGGACGTCGCCCCGGACAGGGTCGCGGTCTCGCGGGTCGAGCGGCGGTCCGGAGCGCCGTCGCTCGTCGCGTTCGGCGTCGAGGCGCTGCCGGCCGGCGCCGTCACCGGCGCGCTCGCCGCGCCCAACATGGCGGACGTCCCGCTCGTGGCGGCCGCAATCGGACGGGCCCTGGACCAGGCGGGCGGGCGGGCGCGGCAGGTGTCGCTCGTCGTGCCCGACTCGGTCGCGCGCGTGTCCCTGGTGCGCTTCGAATCGGTGCCGGCGAAGGCCGGCGACCTCGACGAGCTCATCCGCTGGCAGGTACGCAAGACCACGCCGTTCCCGCTCGACGAAGCCGTGGTCGCCCATACACCCGGGGCCGCGGCGGCCGGCGCGTTCGAGTTCATCGTGACCGTGGCGCGTCGCGACGTGCTCCAGCAGTACGAGCAGGCGTGCGAGCTGACCGGCGCGCATGCCGGCATCGTGGACCTGTCCACGTTCAACGTCGTGAACGCGGTGCTCGCGCAGGCTGGCGCGGCGGACGGCGGCGACTGGCTGCTCGTGCACGCCGCCCCCAGCTACGTGAGCCTGGCGGTGCTCCGCGAAGGCCACGTGATCTTCTACCGCACGCGAGGCGAGGAGGCCGAGGGGTCCATCGCCGACCTCGTGCACCAGACCGCGATGTATTACGAGGATCGACTGCACGGACGGCAGTTCGCGCGCGCGCTGCTCCTCGGCGGGTCCACCGCCGCGGGCGCCGACGAGCTGCGCCAGGAGCTGTCGGACCGCCTCCGCATCGAGGTGGCCGCCGTGGACCCGTTCAGGAGCGCGGCCCCATCGGCGCGCGTGGACACGTCGGCGGCGCTGGCGGACGCGCTCGCGCCGGGCATCGGGATCCTCCTCCGCGAATCGGCGGTGGCGTGATGCTGCGGACGAACCTCGCCACCCGCCCGTTCTACAACGAGCGCCTCGTGCGCGGCGTGCTCGTCGTGGCCCTGGCGGCCGCGGTCGCGTGGACCGCCGTCAACGCCGCCACCATCATGAGCCTGATGCAGCAGAGCGCGATGCTCGGCGAGCGCACGGCCAGCGAGTCGCTGCGGGCGTCGGGCGCCCGGGCGCGGGCGGACCAGATCCGCCGGGGGCTCGACGTGGCCCAGATCCGCGTCGTGTCCGGCGCCGCCACCGAAGCCAACGCCCTGGTGCAGCGCCGCACCTTCTCGTGGACGCTGCTCTTCAACCAGCTGGAGACGACCCTGCCGGCCGACGTCCGGCTCGTGGACGTGCAGCCGCAGACCGACCAGGAGGGGCGCCTGATCGTGGCCCTCACCGTGGTGTCGCGGCGCATCGAGGACCTGGACGAGTTCATCCGGGGGCTCGAAGGCACCGGGTCCTTCGCCGGCGTGGTGTCGCGCACCGATGAAGCGCTGGAGGACGGGACCATCCAGTCGAGTCTCCAGGCCTACTATCGCCCCGCGGCCAGAACGCCCGACGCGACGTCAGAACCCACGACGGCGGCAGCGGCCCGTCCGCCGGAGGGAGGCCGATGAGCGACGCGCGGGACAGGCTGGTCCGCCGGGCGTTGCGCGAGCACCGGGCGTGGATCTGGCCGCTGGTCGTCCTGGTGGCGGCCAACATCGCGGCGCTCGTGCTCGGCGTCCTGCCGCTGTCACGGACGGTGAACGGCTCGGAACGCCGGGCCGCCGACGCCACGGCCGACGCGCAGGCCGCTGCCGCCGAACTCGCCGCCGCCACGAGCGCGCGTGACGGACGCGACAGCGCCACGAGGGAACTGGACATCTTCTACTCCGACGTGCTGCCGGCGTCGGTGGGGCAGGCCCGCCGCCTCCTCCAGTTGAACGTGGCCCAGCTGGCGCGGAAGCACGACATCACGTTCGCGCGGGCCGTCGCCGCGCCCGAGACGATTCGCGGCAGCAGCCTGGCGCGCCTCCGGGCGTCGGTCGACCTGGTGGGCCGGTACCGCGACGTCCGGCAGTTCCTCTACGATCTGGAGACGTCGGCGGACTTCGTCATCGTGGACGCGATCGTGCTGTCGGAGGGGAATGACGACTCGACCCTCCTGAACCTCACGCTCGGCGTGTCCACCTACTTCAAGGCGACGCCGGATGTCCGCTGAGCGCCAGCGCTATCTGCTCTACGGCCTGCTGGTCGTGCTGGCGGTCGTGGTCGTGCGCCAGTATCTCGCCGCCTCCAGCGCCACCACCGCGGCCGTGGTCGCCGCCCGTCGGGCGGCCAGCGCCGCCGTGCCGCCGCCGCCCGCCGATGTGGGCCTCGCCGCGCTCGAGGAGGCGCGGCCAGGGCCCGCCGACGGCGGCCGTAACCCCTTCGTGTTCGGCGCGCGTCAGGCCGCCGTGGCCGAAGGCGGACCGCGCCGGCCGCGCCCGTCCGCGGACGCCGGCCTGCCGCCGCCGGTACTGCCGCCAGCCGGACCGCCGCCGCTCCCCCCAATTCCGTTCAAGTTCATCGGGCTCGTGGAGGGCACGACGAGCGCGAAGAAGATCGCCGTGCTGAGCGACAGCAAGGGGCTCGTGGTGCACGGCACCGAAGGGACTATCATCGACGGGCGTTACCGCATTCTCGCAATCGGCACCGAGTCGATCGACATCGCCTACGCAGACGGGCGCGGGCGCCAGACGCTGCGCCTGAGCGGGCAGTAGCACGGAGACGGGAGCACGCGTGACGAGATCACGATTGGTGAGGGCGGCCGGCACGATCCTGGCGATCGTCGCGCTGGCCGCGTGCGGCGCCAGCCGGTCCTACCGGCGCGGAGTGGCCGCGGCGAACGCACAGCAGTGGGACGAGGCCGTCGAGTACTACCGGCAGGCCCTGCAGGGGGCCCCCGACAAGCCGGAGTACCGCATCGCCCTCGAGCGGGCCATGCAGGCGGCCGCGGCGTTCCACGTCTCGCGCGCCCGGACGTTCGAGACCGACGGGCGCGACGACGAAGCCCTCCGCGAGTACCAGAAGTCGCTCGAGTACGATCCGTCGAACCGGTCGATCGCGGCGCATGCCGCCGAGATCGATCGGACGCTGCGTGAACGGATCGAAGCGAGCCGTCCGCGGCCGCCCATCGAGGCGCTGCGCGAACAGGCGCGCCGGGCCTCCCAGGAGCCGGTGCTCAACCCGTCGTCGAACGAGCTCCTGAACCTGCGGTTCTCGAACACGAGCCTGCGCGACCTGCTGAACTTCATCGGCAACTCGACCGGCATCAACGTCACGTTCGACCGCGACTTCCAGGACCGGAGCGTGACGGTGCAGCTCGAGGGCGTGACGCTCGACGAGGCGCTCAGCCAGGTGATGCTGGCGAACCAGATCTTCTACAAGGTCCTGAACGAGCGCACGATCATCATCGCGACCGACAACACGGCCAAGCGGCAGCAGTACGAGGAGCAGGTCATCAAGACCTTCTATCTGTCGCACATCGACGCGAGCGAGCTCGCGCAGATCGTGAACACCGTGATCCTCGCCCCGCAGATGGCGATCCAGCCGCGCATCGCCCCGAACAAGACCGCGAACACCCTCACGGTGCGTGCCGGCGCCACGGTGATGGACATCATCGACCGCGTGATCAAGCTGAACGACAAGCCGCGGGCCGAGGTCATCATCGACGTGCAGATCCTGGAGGTCAGCCGCGAGCGCGCCAAGCGTTTCGGGCTGAACCTGACCGATTATGCGGTCGGCGGCATCTTCTCGCCGGAACAGGCACCCGGCGGGAGCGGCGGTTCCGGCGGTGCGTCTTCGGCCGGGACGGCGCCCTCGAGCGTCGGATCGCCGCCGGTCTTCAACGCCAACACCATCTCCACCGGCGTGAGCGCGGCCGACTTCTACCTGGCGGTGCCGGCGGCCGTGATCCGCTTCCTGGAAAGCGACTCGCAGACCAAGACCGTGGCCAAGCCCCAGCTCCGGGGCACGGAAGGGCAGAAGGTCGTGCTCAACCTGGGTGAAGAAGTGCCGGTGCCCTCCACCACCTTCACGCCCATCGCGCAGGGCGGCGCCACGACGAACCCGCTGGTGTCGTTCAGCTACCGTCCCATCGGCGTCATCGTGGAGATGACGCCGCGCGTCACCTACGAAGGCGACATCATCATGGACCTGACGCTGGAGAACAGCGCCCGGGGCCAGGATTCGAACATCGCGGGTCAGAGTCTCCCGGCGTTCGCGTCGCGGAAGGTCACGACGAGACTCCGCCTCCGTGACGGCGAGTCGAACCTGCTGGCCGGCCTGCTGCGCGAAGACGAGCGCCGGTCGCTCCGCGGTTTCCCCGGAATCCTGCGGCTGCCGATCCTGCAGCAGCTCTTCGCCGACAACGACCAGAACATCCGGCAGACCGACATCGTGATGCTGCTCACGCCCCGGATCGTCCGATCGCATCAGCTGACGGCCGAGGACCTCAGCCCGATCTACATCGGCACGCAGTCCAACATGGCCGTCGGCGGGCCGCCGCCCATCTTCGGCGGCGCTGCTCCCGCGCCGAACCGCCGCCCGCCGCGCCGGCCCCGGGCACGCCGGCCCCTGGCACGCCGCAGATTCCCGTGGGAGTTCGCCGATTCCAGGCTTCACGACGGCGCCCTTCCTGCAGCCGGCGCCCCCGGCGCCGCAGCCGGTCCCAACGCCGGCGCCGCCCTGTCGCCCCGAGCCGGCGCCGACTGCGCCTCCCCCCGGCGGCCGGCGTCCCTGCCGAGCCTCCAGCCGCGGCGGCGCCGAATCGTTCGCGCCGCCGCCAGGCCAGGCGCCGGCGCTCGTGCTGGTGAGCCCGCCTGGCACCGAGTTCAGGGTCGGCGGCGGGCCGTATCTCGTGCCGATCCTCGATCTCCAGGCGCGTCACGCCTCTCGACGATCTCGATCTCGTTGTCCTACAACCCCGCCGTCCTGCGCGTGCGCTCCGTGCAGGAAGGCGCGCTCATGCGGCAGGGAGGCGTGCAGGCGGCCTTCACCCAGAACATCGATGCCGCCGCGGGCCGGGTGGACATCGCCGTGGTGCGGACCGGGGACGTCCTCGGGGCGTCGGGGACCGGTGTGGTCGGGGCCGTGCAGTTCGAGCCCGTCGCGGCGGGCACGTCGCCGCTCTCGCTGACCGGCGTCGGCACGCTGGCGGGCGCGGGCGCGGCGCCCCTGCGATTCCAGCCGCCGGCCACCGTGACGGTCAAGTAGGGAGGGACGGCCGGTGCAGACATGGCGGGAGTCGATGGCGCGCGGCTACACGTTCGTGGAGCTGCTGATCGTCACCACGATCCTGCTGATCCTGGCGGCCGGCATCCAGCCGCTCGCGAGAGTCACGATTCAGCGCCAGAAGGAAGGCGAGCTGCGCCACGCGCTGCGCGAACTGCGCGGCGCGATCGATGCCTACTACGACCTGGTCGCCACGGGCCGCGTGCCGGCGACCGAGCTGAAGCCCGGGAACGAAGGGTACCCGCCGGATCTCGAGACGCTCGTCGAGGGCATCCCCCTGGCCGGTGACGCCACGGGACGGAAGGTCAAGCTGCTGCGGCGGGTGCCGGTCGATCCGATGACGGGCGACACCGAGTGGGCCCTGCTGTCCTACCAGGACAAGCCCGACGCCACGAGGTGGGGCGGGCAGAACGTCTACGACGTGCGCTCGAAGAGCACGGGCACCGCGCTCGACGGCACGAAGTACAACGAGTGGTAGCGTGATGACCGTCCGCCGCGCCCGCTCCGCCCTCGCCCGCGGATTCACGCTCATCGAACTGCTGGTGGTGATGTCGCTCGTGGTCGTGCTGTCGGCCATCGCGATGGTCGGATACCAGAACAGCGTCACGCGCGCCCGGGAGGCCACGCTGAAGGCGGACCTCTACCACATGCGTGACGCGATCGACCAGTACTACGCCGACAAGCAGAAGTGGCCGGCCACGCTCCAGGACCTGGTGACCGACGGCTACGTCCGCCGGATTCCGGAGGATCCGATGACGAGCTCGGCCGACACGTGGCAGGAGATTCCGGCGGAGGCGGATCCCGCCAATCCGTCGGCCGAAACCGGCATCTACGACGTCAAGAGCGGATCGGACAAGATCTCGCTGGACGGCACGCCCTACGCCGAGTGGTGACGGGCGGGCCGGGCGTGGACCGCCCGTGTGGTCCGCCGCCTACGAGGCGCGGACGTCCAGCACCGCGGAGCCTTCATCGCCGTTGGTGGCGATGACCCGCAGGGTGACCCGGTAGGTGCCCACCGACGAGTAGCGGTGCGTGGTGAGGCCGCCGGTGGTCGTGATGACCGTGCCATCGCCGAAGTCCCACTCGTAGACGCGGATCGTGGTGCCCGTGCGCGGCGTGGCGGTCGCGCTGAAGTTCACGATGCCGTTCCCGAGGTTCGAGCTCGTGACCGTGAGCGGAATCGCGAAGCGGTCGTTCACCTGCAGGATCATGGTCGTGACGCCGACCAGTCCCAGCGCATCCGTGGCCGTCACCGCGACCGTGTAGAAGCCCGTCCGCGCGTACTGGTGCGACACCGTGATCGTGCCGCTCAGCGGCCCAAGCGACTGGATGGTCCCGTCGCCGAAGTCGATGCGGAGGCTGCGTATGGCGCTGGACGTCGTCGCGTTGGCCTGTTTCAGCGAGAACACGGTGGGCAGCCCGATCTCGGCGGTGTTGGTGCCCGTGCCGCCCACGACGGCGATGTCCACGACCGGCAGGTCCGTCACCACGATGTCGAGCGTGGCGGAGACGGGCGTGGCGCCGCCGCCGACACTGGCCGTCACCTTCGCGGCCACGTTCGTCGTCAGATCGCTGCGCGCCTCTCCGAGGCTGTTGGTGAGCGCCGTGCTCTGCGACAGCGTTCCCGCGCTGGTCGAGAAGGCCACGGGGGTGTTGGGCAGGGGATTGCCGCCGGTGTCCACCACCGTCGCGATCATGGTGGTCGTGCCGCCGGTGGTGGGCAGCGACGTCTGGCCCGCCCGCAGCGTGACCGCCCCGGCCGCGGCCGCCCCGACCAGGATCTCCAGGTCGTCCGACTTGCTGCCGCCGGAAAACGCGCTGATCGCGGCCTTGCCGGACTGGCCGCCGGCGACAAATCGTACCGTCACCTGGCCGTTCGACGTCCGGGCCTCGTGTGGCTCGATCGTACCCAGAGATGAGGTGAACGAGATGACCGTGCCGTTCTGGACCGGCGTGCCCGCCGATTCGATGACGACGGCCGTGATGTCGGTGCTGCCGGCGAGGGGCAGCACCCCGACCGTGGCGACCAGCCGGATCGTCGTATTGGTGGGGGCGAGGAGGGGCACCTTGTCGCACCCGGCAACCGCGCTGACGACGACAAAGGCCAGAAGGACCGCGGACCGCGGGACGAATGACATGCGAGAGGCCAATAAGGATAATAGTTACGTGCAGTTACGTGGTCAAGGCGCCGGCGTGCCTGGCGATCGCGGATTCGCCATGGCGGCGCTGCTCGTCGGCCTGAGCGTGATGGCCGTCCTGATGTCGGTCGCGCTGCCCGTGTGGAGCCGCCAGGCTCAGCGCGAACGGGAAGAGGAATACCTGTTTCGCGCGTTCGAGTACGCCCGCGGCGTCATGAAGTTCCAGCAGAAGGCCGGCCCGGGCACTCTCCCCCCCAGTCTCGACGTGCTCGTGCAGCAGCGGTTCGTCCGGCGCAAATACAAGGACCCGCTCACGGGCGAGGATTTCCAACCTGTCTATCAGACGGTGGCTGCCCCCGGGCAGCCGGGCATCGGGGCGTCGCCGGGCTCGGCGACGCCAGGCGCGATTGCGGCGACACCGACCACGACCACGTCGCCCACCGGGACCCCGACCTCGTCGCAGGGCATTCCGGTGCCGGGCGCCGGCATCATCGGCGTGGTCTCCAAGAGCAAGGCCGCCAGCATCAAGGTGTTCAACGGGCGGACCCGGTATGACCAGTGGGCCGTGACCTACCAGGACATCAGGCCAGGCAAGGGCCTGCCCCCGGACATCCTGCAGGCGCTCAACGCGCCAGGCGGTGTGGCGCCGGGCGGTGCGCCCGCCCAGGCGACGCCGGGGAACCCGTTCGGGCAGCCCGGAGCGAATCCGTTCGGCGGAACGCCGGCGCCGGGCGGCAGACCGTTCGGACAGCCAGGCGCCAACCCCTTCGGGCAGCCGGGCGCCAACCCCTTCGGACAGCCGGGCGCGAATCCGTTCGCCCAGCCCGGGGCGAACCCCTTCGGGCAGCCGGGGACCAATCCGTTCGGGCAGCCGGGGGCCGGACAGGTACCGCCCGGCGCGCCTGGCGCCAATCCGTTCGGCGCCGGAGGAAGTCCGGGCGCCAGCCCGTTCTCGCCGGCCTATCCGCCGCCGCCGAAGAAGCAGTGACCGCACGTCCGTCCTGGACGACGGTCAGCGCGCGCCGCGGTCCGCCCACGTCAGGATCGCGTCGTGGATCGCCACGCG
Proteins encoded in this window:
- a CDS encoding PKD domain-containing protein, producing MSFVPRSAVLLAFVVVSAVAGCDKVPLLAPTNTTIRLVATVGVLPLAGSTDITAVVIESAGTPVQNGTVISFTSSLGTIEPHEARTSNGQVTVRFVAGGQSGKAAISAFSGGSKSDDLEILVGAAAAGAVTLRAGQTSLPTTGGTTTMIATVVDTGGNPLPNTPVAFSTSAGTLSQSTALTNSLGEARSDLTTNVAAKVTASVGGGATPVSATLDIVVTDLPVVDIAVVGGTGTNTAEIGLPTVFSLKQANATTSSAIRSLRIDFGDGTIQSLGPLSGTITVSHQYARTGFYTVAVTATDALGLVGVTTMILQVNDRFAIPLTVTSSNLGNGIVNFSATATPRTGTTIRVYEWDFGDGTVITTTGGLTTHRYSSVGTYRVTLRVIATNGDEGSAVLDVRAS
- a CDS encoding type II secretion system protein codes for the protein MQTWRESMARGYTFVELLIVTTILLILAAGIQPLARVTIQRQKEGELRHALRELRGAIDAYYDLVATGRVPATELKPGNEGYPPDLETLVEGIPLAGDATGRKVKLLRRVPVDPMTGDTEWALLSYQDKPDATRWGGQNVYDVRSKSTGTALDGTKYNEW
- a CDS encoding GspMb/PilO family protein — translated: MSDARDRLVRRALREHRAWIWPLVVLVAANIAALVLGVLPLSRTVNGSERRAADATADAQAAAAELAAATSARDGRDSATRELDIFYSDVLPASVGQARRLLQLNVAQLARKHDITFARAVAAPETIRGSSLARLRASVDLVGRYRDVRQFLYDLETSADFVIVDAIVLSEGNDDSTLLNLTLGVSTYFKATPDVR
- a CDS encoding prepilin-type N-terminal cleavage/methylation domain-containing protein; the encoded protein is MTVRRARSALARGFTLIELLVVMSLVVVLSAIAMVGYQNSVTRAREATLKADLYHMRDAIDQYYADKQKWPATLQDLVTDGYVRRIPEDPMTSSADTWQEIPAEADPANPSAETGIYDVKSGSDKISLDGTPYAEW
- the pilM gene encoding pilus assembly protein PilM, whose protein sequence is MKLPSFLQQAPPTVAVDVAPDRVAVSRVERRSGAPSLVAFGVEALPAGAVTGALAAPNMADVPLVAAAIGRALDQAGGRARQVSLVVPDSVARVSLVRFESVPAKAGDLDELIRWQVRKTTPFPLDEAVVAHTPGAAAAGAFEFIVTVARRDVLQQYEQACELTGAHAGIVDLSTFNVVNAVLAQAGAADGGDWLLVHAAPSYVSLAVLREGHVIFYRTRGEEAEGSIADLVHQTAMYYEDRLHGRQFARALLLGGSTAAGADELRQELSDRLRIEVAAVDPFRSAAPSARVDTSAALADALAPGIGILLRESAVA
- a CDS encoding GspE/PulE family protein, yielding MAIAQPDDHFEHDEAFDEDDASAFGLAPARAAEEAHARHLAERYRLEFLDMGVFRIDQELFRGIPADLMLRYGFVPYRRDGRALVIVVSDPTDLPMIDELAVLLGTPVRVMVGAKSAIESILKKSESSQRVLDDATEGFQIQVLKDEDASEDLTVERLTSDNSPIIRLVDSMVFTAIQRRASDIHIETQDDAVVVKYRIDGVLQPASRPIAKRSHSAIISRIKVMAELDIAEKRVPQDGRFRLRVRGKTIDFRVSVMPSAHGEDAVIRILDKQSISEQFTELRLDILGFPDLELRRFRKYIREPYGMVLVTGPTGSGKTTTLYGALAEIRSIEDKIITIEDPVEYQLRGITQIPINEKKGLTFARGLRSILRHDPDKIMVGEIRDPETAQIAIQSALTGHLVFTTVHANNVFDVLGRFLNMGVEPYQFISALNCVLAQRLVRKICDKCRTPVHLSREQLLESAMDPGLADTHTFVEGAGCVECGGTGFKGRMAICELLDLTDHVREIILERRPISEVKRAAKEQGMRFLRESAVERVLGGLTTLREINKVTFVE